A part of Acomys russatus chromosome 21, mAcoRus1.1, whole genome shotgun sequence genomic DNA contains:
- the Akap7 gene encoding A-kinase anchoring protein 7 isoform X1 — protein MGQLCCFPFAREEGKICEKDRGEPEDAELVRLSKRLVESAVLKAVQQYLEETQNKKQPAEGNATKAEEGERNGVGSDSNRK, from the exons ATGGGCCAGCTTTGCTGCTTCCCCTTCGCCAGAGAGGAGGGCAAAATCT GTGAGAAGGACCGAGGGGAGCCTGAGGATGCAGAACTGGTCAGGCTCAGTAAGAGGCTGGTGGAGAGCGCCGTGCTCAAGGCTGTCCAGCAGTACCTGGAAGAAACGCAGAACAAAAAGCAGCCTGCGGAGGGGAACGCCACGAAAGCCGAAGAGGGCGAGCGGAATGGCGTTGGCAGTGATAGCAACAGGAAATGA